AAGCCGGCGGACGTGGTGGTGGAAATCGGTCCGGGTTTGGGCGCTCTGACCCGGTTCATCCTGGAAGGCCCCGCCGCGGAACTGCACCTTGTGGAACTGGACCGGGACCTGGCCGAGTACCTCCGCGAGCGCGTAAAAGGGCTGCATCTGCCGGTGCACGTCCACCGCCGGGATGTTCTGGACTTTGAATTCGAACGGCTTTCGAAGGATTCGGGCCGCCCGCTGGTCGTCCTCGGCAATCTCCCCTACAACATCAGTTCCCCGCTCCTTTTCCGGCTGCTCCGGCAGGCGTCCTTTCTGGACCGGGCGGTCTTCATGGTGCAAAAGGAAGTGGGACGGCGCTGGGCCGCTCCCCCCGGCGGGAAAGACTACGGCGTCCTCTCCGTGCTTCTGAGCCTCTACGCCCGCGTCGAGGTTCTTTTCGAAGTGGGTCCGAAGCAGTTCCATCCACCCCCTCGGGTGGATTCGGTGGTGCTCCGCCTGGACTTTAACCGCCCGTTCCCGGATGAACTTCCTCCTTTTGAAGACTTGAGAGCCGTCGCCAACACCGCGTTTCAGCAACGGAGGAAAACACTTCGAAACAGCCTGAAGTCCCTGCCGGGGGTGAACCGAGGTTTGGTTCTGGAGGAGGCGTTCGCCGCGGCCGGTATTGACTCGGGAAGGCGGGCTGAAACGCTTGCCGGAGAGGAGCTGGTCCGGCTCACCCGCGCGCTGGCTCCGTGGCTGCGACCGCCCGCCGAACATCGGTCATCCGGCGGCTGAACGGGTTCCGCCGGCTCGAAACGTGGCGGTCTGCGAACGGAAATCCGCGGGTGGCCGGTAGGAGCCGGTGACCTGCTTTTCATTTCTGTAGGAGCCGGCTTGCCGGCGACCCTGATCGCGGGCAAGTTTCACTTCTGTAGGAGCCGGCTTGCCGGCGACCCTGATCGCGGGCAAGCCCGCTCCTACAGACCCGTATCGCGGCGGAGGGCGCCGGGGGATGCGATCGCGGCGGGGGCACCTCTCCTACAAGGCCGCTGTTGTCTTCCAGCTTGTTCCCAAGCTCCAGCTTGGGAACACAACTGTGCAGA
This is a stretch of genomic DNA from Desulfoglaeba alkanexedens ALDC. It encodes these proteins:
- the rsmA gene encoding 16S rRNA (adenine(1518)-N(6)/adenine(1519)-N(6))-dimethyltransferase RsmA; translation: MIFRDATNPDFLDPREYFRDKAGTPRKSFGQHFLAQPRTAAKIVREAHIKPADVVVEIGPGLGALTRFILEGPAAELHLVELDRDLAEYLRERVKGLHLPVHVHRRDVLDFEFERLSKDSGRPLVVLGNLPYNISSPLLFRLLRQASFLDRAVFMVQKEVGRRWAAPPGGKDYGVLSVLLSLYARVEVLFEVGPKQFHPPPRVDSVVLRLDFNRPFPDELPPFEDLRAVANTAFQQRRKTLRNSLKSLPGVNRGLVLEEAFAAAGIDSGRRAETLAGEELVRLTRALAPWLRPPAEHRSSGG